A genomic window from Lycium barbarum isolate Lr01 chromosome 4, ASM1917538v2, whole genome shotgun sequence includes:
- the LOC132634933 gene encoding remorin-like translates to MGEEEATHLVSPQSSKETDQEKEHKNEEPKQKVEENASALVPNLEDKQKISPPSPEKAADSGVQKSTGGAKDRDIALAKVESEKRLALIKAWEDNEKAKAENKAFKKLSAVGSWENRKKATVDAELRQIQEELERKKAEYTEKIKNKMAEIHREAEEKRAMIEAKRSGDFLKVEETAAKFRAAGNLPKKFFACFGY, encoded by the exons ATGGGAGAAGAAGAAGCAACCCATCTAGTTTCTCCACAATCTTCTAAAGAAACTGATCAAGAAAAAGAGCACAAAAATGAAGAACCAAAACAGAAAGTTGAAGAAAATGCTTCTGCCCTTGTTCCAAATTTAGAGGATAAACAGAAAATCTCTCCCCCTTCTCCAGAAA AAGCTGCAGATTCTGGAGTTCAGAAAAGTACTGGAGGTGCCAAGGACAGAG ATATTGCCCTTGCAAAGGTTGAATCAGAGAAAAGATTGGCTTTGATCAAGGCATGGGAAGACAATGAAAAAGCAAAGGCTGAAAACAA GGCATTTAAAAAGTTGTCAGCAGTTGGATCTTGGGAGAACAGAAAGAAGGCAACTGTAGATGCTGAACTGAGACAAATTCAG GAAGAGTTGGAGAGGAAGAAGGCGGAATATACAGAGAAGATTAAGAACAAGATGGCTGAAATTCACAGAGAAGCAGAAGAAAAGAGGGCTATGATTGAAGCGAAACGAAGCGGAGATTTTCTCAAGGTAGAGGAAACTGCTGCAAAATTTCGTGCTGCTGGAAATTTGCCCAAAAAGTTCTTTGCATGCTTTGGCTACTAA